In the genome of Photobacterium sp. TY1-4, one region contains:
- a CDS encoding cupin domain-containing protein, giving the protein MPKAKIALEIEGDTFNPFPEPLKTRLGSAECRSLGDSFGLSQFGVNLEVLQPGAQSALRHWHTESDEFLYVLSGALVLVTDEGEQTLQSGMCVGFPAGKENGHHLINRSSEIATFIVVGSRVNGDEAVYPDDDFKWVVTDDGAWIASRKDGTPYR; this is encoded by the coding sequence ATGCCAAAAGCGAAAATTGCCTTGGAAATTGAAGGTGATACGTTTAACCCATTTCCGGAACCCTTGAAAACCCGGCTCGGCAGCGCCGAGTGCAGGAGTCTGGGGGATTCGTTCGGACTGTCACAGTTTGGGGTCAACCTGGAAGTTTTACAGCCTGGTGCTCAGTCGGCTTTGCGGCACTGGCACACCGAGTCGGATGAGTTTTTGTATGTGTTATCCGGCGCCTTGGTGCTGGTGACCGATGAAGGTGAGCAGACATTACAGTCGGGGATGTGTGTCGGTTTTCCTGCGGGAAAAGAGAACGGGCATCACTTGATCAACCGAAGCTCTGAAATTGCGACCTTCATCGTGGTTGGCAGCCGGGTGAACGGCGATGAAGCCGTGTATCCGGATGATGATTTTAAATGGGTCGTCACCGATGACGGAGCATGGATCGCATCGCGAAAAGATGGCACGCCTTATCGGTAA